Within Pungitius pungitius chromosome 18, fPunPun2.1, whole genome shotgun sequence, the genomic segment tttttgtattcactTTTATTTGAAACCAATGTCCCAGCTGTAAACCGAAAAAACAAAGACCAAGCTCCTTTTTAatgactttgttttttattggattACATGCATCTAGCCAACACTTACTAGTGTATTATAGATGCATTAACCTCTAAATGTGCATTACCTACATAAATTAAAAACCACCAGCTAATCTCAATCTAGACATTAAAGATTCTGAGTAATGTCACATAGCAGGATTATGCAAATGGAAACTGGAAGGTTCGAGGGACTTTTATCAGGGAAAAGGAAATATAATGCATTACTACTTAGTGGTACTTGGATTAATGTAAAGTCCTTACAATTCAAAAATAGATTTAACATcagattcattattttttttaaactggggAAGATTCTTACGTTACTTTCAAGTGAAGGCATGAGAGTTCAGTTTTTACTCTGAATGACAAAGGCACAGGACAGAAGACATCCACAGTCCAAATAAATAACAACCATTGACACAATCCTTCAACACAGTGCACATAAATCTGCTCATTAAACACTGAATATTACGGTAATTGCTTATATGTCTTAAGACCAGTTTTGACACAAGATTATACATTCACACAAAACCCACACGGTTCACATGAAGAGGTAATGTGACGTCATGTAGGCAGCTACtacaaacaaattcaaatatCTGATTTATTGCCAGAATGATACAAGCCGATTCATACATTTCCGCTTGTGATATAACTTTGATAAACGTTAAgataaaaaaagcacaaaaaaatatatatagcatTTTGTAAAACCTGTCAATTCTGACgtatttgttaaataaaacattctgaGAAATGAATCCTAACAACTCAGAAGAGTTAATGCGAGTTCACGGCATTAATACACACAAGAAAGAACTTCTATCTGAAGGTCCAGCCAACCTGGAAATGACATCAGAAACCTGATATTTTTAGTAAATCCTTTGCATTGTCGTTTTATACAAAACAATATGCTTACATtcataataaaaacatgttgattTAATGTATCACTTTTCCAAGTAAGAAAATATAATCATGTCTTTTTAAAACACTATGTTGTTTGGTGGCCAATGTAAAagtcagaaaacaacatttttcatgATATGTTAAATTATTGTTCACAGCATACTTCAAggtatttttttagttttgagaTATTCTGGGCGTCCACAAAAATCGTCATTTCCTGGAAAATGTCCAATTCTGCATGATTTTGATATTTACTATACAAATTGCATAATTTGTTGAATACATACACTAGCGTTCTAAAtttgatttcacacacacagaacacttaGTAGTTTAATGTACATGCAAGTGTGTTTTCCTGTGAAATTTGCTTTAAATATTAGTTTGTTTTGTCAAAGCTCTTAACTTTTCAAGGTATTCACAGCTGGTAACTCAAGTCATGAAGCAGAGATATTGTCTCCCCCTGTTTCCATTTGACTCGTTATTTTGACTCACTTTGGTTCCTAGATTCACAGATTCTAAATATTGATGTAGTGTAAGTAGTAGTATCGCTGGCACACTGAGTATCAAACATATTTTACTCACTGTGTGGTCataatttgtctttttcaatAAATACCCCTCTGCAGGATTTATTTTTACTCCTAATCCTTTATTTTATCTGGACTTTACCGTTCACTTCAGTTAAATGAATAAACGGTGGTTCTCCAAGGCTCAATCTGTGCACAAACAATTAATACAAATCCGTGGGACCATTTGACTTTTCTCCACAACATTGCGCTTAAGGGTTGTAGGTTGTGTCCTTTTGTAATTCAACCCTTTCTTTTCCATCCTTCTTTCACCCTTCAGTGGGTCCTTTTGCTTTTTCACCGTTCCTTCCAACCGGTGGGATCTCGTTTCCATCGTTCAGCAACCGGCTGGTGTTGTTTTTGAATGATGTGACTTGGTTCCCTGCATTAATGGGTCACCAGGACTTGTTGGATTATAACATGATCTTCTATAAATATAACACGTTGTTTTACTCAAAATCAAAGACGTCAACATCAAGGTGTCCCTAAAGGAAAAATCAAAGGTAAAACCAAAGACTTTTTAATTGGGCAATCTTTCAGATATTTTAGACTGGATCAAAGTCATGAACTGACTGCCTGatattgcttttatttaaaaCTACACTGTTAGCACGGCTAATATGTTGCAGAAAGCTTTAAATACCCCGTTTAACAGATTGTGTTTAGAATTAGTGGGACTCCTGTCTTGTGAAGGTTCAGATCCCAGAGGATGTTTAGTCTGCGgagcatcttcatcttcatcatgtcGACTTATAAGACACACTTTCCTGAGGAAATGGTCATTTATTGTTATCTAACCAGGGTATTGGTAATTTATAGTTAAGTCATTTAAAGCTACTTAACATGTAGCCCATCAACGTGTTTAtattgcattcatttatttcattattgggTGAATTCTAAACGACATCTTCTAGTCAACGACAGTAATATGTTTTGATATATTAGACAGAGCACAGCTTTTAGCTTACTACAGCACGGACTTCTATCCTGCTCTCCCATCTCATTTCTTAGAAAACAGCATCATTTTTACTAACGACGTATTCGTCTTTTGATCACTAATCAGCccttgaaatgtttttctttttaccttttttatgcTTTGCTCCACGGTCACACAAAGCCACCGCGAGACGTCGTTTTTGTTCGTTATGGGGAGAAGCGGTGAAGAACCATCCTGGGTGATGGAGTTGAGCGGAACCGAGCACAGTATTTTTTGGTTTATGTTTCAATGTCCACTGTCCCTTCTTGAATCTCTTTGTAACCAGCTGGTGCGGAACTTACTTCATTCCTCTGCGCAGCATTTGATTTGCAGCGATGAGCATAACGCTGATGATAAATGCGATGGCGAAGGCACAAATCAGGCTTTTACGCACACAGGTGTGTTTTTCCTGTTGAGTTGGGCTTGCTGTGGAAAGATTTAGCAGACATGTTAGCACATTCTGGCTTTAGCAATGTCTAAACAATGTGTGAAATACATGTTGCATGTGACATACTGTCAATGTCCACGTGGGACTCCGGACTGTTCAGGTGGTTCTCCTCCGTCATGATGATGTTCTCGATGTCTTTCATGGTGAGATGGTCACGGAAAGTGTCGTACAGGAGTCTCTTGAGCTCATCCACCGTCAGCTTCTGCATGTCACACTGGGGAGACACATAAAACGCAGAGAAAGGTCAATCAGCAGAGGAAAAGCCCCTCAGAGGGTTGCACGGGGGGTAGCTGCTTGTGACGTTTACTTCATTATGGAACTATGGAATGTAGGGAAATCCATCTTTATGCGCAATACTGCATGTTGCATAGTGTATTTGTCAGAGTGGTGTATTAAGCCGAGGCCATTTGGAAATGACTGAGGCATGAATGTTGTGCCTAATGTGGGAATCATTTTAAGTGACCTATTTAAATGAGTAGCTTTTATATCGGTAATTTCTATATTGTCATTTAATTGAAACAGATGGTGTCACGCATCAACGGAAAAAGCTAGCAGGGAAACTTCAAATAGAGAAAAGAATGGAATAAATGACAGCGTTACAGACTTGATCGCGCATACTAATGCCAACGTATACCTTCCAGAACACTGAATCAAAGTCCGCTCCGTGGAACTTATCAGGCATCCCAGCAGCAGAGAGTTTAGGTCCGAGCAACGTGACGAATTCATCGAAGCCAACTTGGCCGTCACCTGAcgaaacagaaacaaacacaaacggcTCACTGTGCCGCTCGCATGTTGGATTACAAGCAACTTtctgacaaagacacacacacacacacacacacacacacacaaaaagagagagacatacCGTCGATATCAAGTCGTTGGATGATGACCTCTAGCTCCACCTCGTTGGGCATGTAGCCCAATGAGCGCATTGCCATACCCAGTTCCTGCTTTGAGATGAAGCCGTTCCCATCACGGTCAAATACTTTGAAAGCCTCACGGATCTCTGTTTGAAGAGAAGAGGGAAGTAATTATGTTGGGGCTTGAGAGGGAGGAGCAGCATATTAATATTTACAATTTCACACCGTGAGCAACAGCTGGCTCAGTCGAGAATGTTATTTGAAGTATGTATACACTGTTGGTATGCAGCGTTTAAGGTAACTTATAGccgcattgtgtgtttgtgttgattttaAAATCCTGTGCATTTTAAGTTAAAGCTCAAAAGCATGAAGAAATCTGTTCcttatataaaataattacagGGAAGCACGATGGTGATGAAACTTGGTGGAGGGTTTAAGATGGGCCAAGAAAGAACTGCACTGGCCATAGTGGGCCTCCTACTTTATTTCATCACCTGACCTGtcatattaaaataattatcaTTTTTAAGTTGAGATCATACGTTATAAATTCCTTGTTTGTTACAGATTTAAACCACGAGAAGCCTTCACAGCTAACACCCGGTAAAATAACACCATAATTGTTTGTGAAAAAAAGGCTGCGAGCAGGTTCATGTGGTGATAATTACAAACTCAGACGTGGGTACAACCTTTGGTAATTACTCCATAccagtggcagctggtggaaaatgttctgggTAATCGAATCAACTTCAGCAATCATCGCAGGttgatttaatgaaaaacaattaagGCATCAAAAACACATCACTACTCTGCAGTTAAATATTAAATAGGCCTATTTAttccaaaatttaaaaaagtagtaAATAACACTTACTTTCTGTGACCTTCAAGGGCAGTtcagtataatataatatatatatgtaaatatattccatcaaataataatctgtaagatataatatatactgtatatgtgtgaaTGGCGATTAAACCCGTGCTCTTTACTCCCTCCAGAACGCACAAGCTTGGACCAGAACCAATGTAGCCTCAGCTTGAGTCGATTTAAGGACGCTGATTGGATGAATTgtatgtcacacatttttttatttgatcagcAACTGGCTAAAGAGCTTCGTAGACCCGCCTCCTGCATGCAGTCCTGAGACTGCTCGTAGCGCAGCTAGAACACGCATGAAGACCCAACGTGCACATGACATTTTTGGGCAgatatcatattttacaaatatgacTAGGTACATTcgatatttaaaaaacacagatgttgacattttttaaacaattagatatgatcttttctttattttcggGCTCGAGGCGAAGGCGCTCCAGGTGGGGCGACGCCCCATTTCCATCCATTGGCCAGCTGCCACTGCTCCTCACACATTGCCATTTGGCATCCATCCTCACCATGCATCAGGGTATTCTGTTTGAAGTCGACCGTCAAAGGCCCCAAACCGCTGtggctcttttttttgatgTACATCCTCATATATACAAACCTCTTCAATGCCGGCTCAATGGTTACATATCATCAGAAACAAACAAGACATGCAGTTAAGGATatgtcacatttatttttttatgtatatgAAATCATAGCAAAATATAAAAGATACATGAACACGCTAGAGTGAGTCATGCAGGTGATCAAACCTCAACGTAAGCTAAAACATGAACTCACGTCTACATCCAGttctactgctgctgctacagCTTCTATGGATCTACGTTACAACCTCCAAAGGAGACATTTTACTGGCCGCTTCTAGAATCGAGAAACCTGGCATGGCGGGATGTGATTGGGAAAGAACCACCTGTAATTTGTATTCAAAACTCACAAGTGGACAAGCATCTATCATCCATCTAGTACACATGAATGACTGCGAGGCCGCAGTTTACAAATGAAGCCAAAGTGGCAGAATCTGTCCCTGTGGGCCGATAGAAGTGTTGCAATTCATTATTTGGGGGAGGCATTTGGGTCTTTCTGAAAAAGTGACACCATCAAACCTTGACACAGCAGACACAACATATTTGTCTGAATTACAGCCAGCGGTGCTGCttgagtttcttttttcttttttatatttcagcacCACCCAAGAGTCAATGTCGTGACCCCTGGCTTCCAGGGACAAATGATGAATTCTCTGAGCCAGCTGAGCAGTGGTCGGACTACTGATGCTTCCCACCACGAGAAGAGAATATGGGGATAAACAATGTCTCTGCTTctctgaaaaggacaacttcatCATAAAATCTTATTTATGACCTGGTTCAAAACAttgaatttaaataatttacttTCTTTAAAGCAGTATTTTTGGCATTACTCTTTGATATCCAGCATTCCCCATCACAGTAGCTCAGCTCGTTTACATAATTGAAAATTAGATTTAATTTTCATAAAAGATATTATTGACTCCTGCATCTCGCATATCGTTAATCTTAAAACGAATCATCATAGTCTTTAGGTGACAATAACAGAGCGTAGTGCACATATACCAGATACATTTAGACCTTGCTACACTACATACACAATGAGTCTGCACATGATGCTACACAA encodes:
- the cabp7b gene encoding calcium-binding protein 7 yields the protein MPVRAVTTRFMYKGLCTIPDVLSYRTPVILPEDEVEEIREAFKVFDRDGNGFISKQELGMAMRSLGYMPNEVELEVIIQRLDIDGDGQVGFDEFVTLLGPKLSAAGMPDKFHGADFDSVFWKCDMQKLTVDELKRLLYDTFRDHLTMKDIENIIMTEENHLNSPESHVDIDTSPTQQEKHTCVRKSLICAFAIAFIISVMLIAANQMLRRGMK